GGTTTCCCCGACCACAAGCTCTATGCCGGCATGCCCCTTCATCACGTCCCTGATGCCTCTCACACGTTCCTCCTGATAGTACTCTGGTTCACGGTCCATCATCAGGACAATCCGGCCCTTTCCGTTCATCTTGTGGACGATTTCCTCTGCGATCAGCTTCCCTGCTTCATACTGATCTGATCCTATATATGTACGGCGCAGACTTTCCTCCATCGGCACATCATTGGCGACCGTGATCACCGGTATCCCGTTAAAAGAAGCCTTCACCTTTGTCAGCTCCTTGAATTCAGGTGTATCAAGACCCTGTATCAGGATCCCGTCGACCTTTGCATGAATGGCGACTTCGATATTTTTCAGGAATTCCTCCTGATTTCTGCCGAAGCTCCCCCATACCTCAAGGTTCACCCCTTCCTCTTCCGCCTGCTGTTTCGCCCCTTTGGCCACCTTGTCCCAAAACGGCGTCTGTGTATCCTGGGTTATCAGCACGATCCTGTGCCGGTCTTCACTTGCCGTCCATTTCACCGCGGGGA
The nucleotide sequence above comes from Bacillus sp. KH172YL63. Encoded proteins:
- a CDS encoding sugar ABC transporter substrate-binding protein, encoding MRKIRLIGLLIAMLILCHLTFLSAKRVLEADVHLPAVKWTASEDRHRIVLITQDTQTPFWDKVAKGAKQQAEEEGVNLEVWGSFGRNQEEFLKNIEVAIHAKVDGILIQGLDTPEFKELTKVKASFNGIPVITVANDVPMEESLRRTYIGSDQYEAGKLIAEEIVHKMNGKGRIVLMMDREPEYYQEERVRGIRDVMKGHAGIELVVGETGWERDQIITATRDVMNHYPDITGFISVNAGNLGAMIDEISKRSQEEAYYIYSFDDGPESMTLLSQGLIDGVVQQEPEKMGQWSVRLMEEWLNGETVPLHENGYMTGLKIMRVEKDQ